From the Candida dubliniensis CD36 chromosome 2, complete sequence genome, the window TAAATCATGACCATAAGTTCCATAAACATTTTGAAATATACGATCTTGATCTTTTAATCCACCATGTACTCTATTAGGATTGGCAGCTGGGTCAGCAGCAGCAGTGGCTAATCCACGTAGTAATGTGCGTGGtggttttattttaaaattgCTAAGCAtggtttgtttgttgttgttaagtgttgttgttgttaagtGTTAAGTGTTGGGTGTTTGACAATTGTAATCTATGAATATGTGTGTGATGTTGTAGAATATATTAAAGTGTTAAATGGGGAGGGGGATAGGGAAGGAAGTTGAATTAAAGTTTACTATTAAACAATGAtaagatgatgataatgataatgatgataatgatgaggACGATGATGGGAAATGTTGtctattttttctttttttttttttttgattggaTGTCTGAGAgagaattggaaaattatTGTAATGTTTATTGGTGCACAAGAGAGAAAGACAAgatgttttttgttttgttagggaatattttaattattgaaaattttgcGTAATTGGATTTgctttaatattattgggTAGAATGAAGAAACTAagtattgattttataTGCACTACCAGACAACACAAAACAACACAACACAACGCATACAATTATAGTAAATTTTCTTCCCTGCTGCTTTTACTATTGGTGCTAGTGCTAGTGCTAATCAGGAACCAATATATCTATCAGCATTGAAAGGATTAAAGGATTAAAGGATTAAAGGATTAAAGGATTTTGTATCTGAATACTTGATAGCTATTTATTAGAATGTAATAGCAACTCCAATCCGGGTTCTAAACGGGAACTCTTCTCTCTCTTGTTTTTTGCTAGTATAAGTTTTgcaacaaataaaaacacAAACTAAGTAAGAATCATCAAGGGTTGACCTGAGATACTTCATGTCAATTTTatgaagatttttttttttggatcaATTGCCAatcttgtttatttttgcTTCTTTGAATTTCATTCAACGAGGTGAACATGAAACATATAGAATATTGTACTTATTACTTTAAAGTTGGTTATATTATCGATAATATTTGTAGGATGTCAATGATAACCAATAATCACCTAGTTTGAATTTTGTATGATGACAACATGTGtgtgtaaaaaaaaaaaaactgaatgatgaagatatttttgaatcaatattttttgcaacaaatTTTAATACCAAAAAACAACTAAAAAATTCAACACAGTAGAACTTCTATTCTACTTTTGTATATATTGGAAACTTCTCTTTCTTACCCAGATTCAATGAATAAATCTTTATTTAAcataaaaatcaaaacctTATGGAAGTtttgatatatatttgGTGGTATGTAATTGACTTGCTtatgggggggggggtaCTGGTGTCTGTCACGTGCTCCGTCCAGATGAAATTCTTGTTCCCCCCTATAGATTGAGATAATGTACACCCAATATTACATAATCAGCCACAagcttttgttgttgttgtttttttttttttttcgcccaccattgttttttcttcttttgtttaatttgcTTCTTGCTCTAACGTTTCATCTAATAACATCTATCTAACGAATTGGATTTGCTTTTTTAGCTATTACTACTATCCCTATCCCTATAAGTGTCACCTATTTACAACTTTTCAACCATGacaaattattttattgcATTTATAAGTGGTGTTATACTAtctatatattattattttgtgtTAAATTATTTCTCTCAGTTTAAATCGATTGAATCATTTCCACCACCATATTATCCACTAGCGAAAGATCAACCCAAATTAGCTAGTAATCAATATTTAGATAAAATATATCCATCAGAAAATAGGAAACAATTAGGGAAAGAAAATGCTACCATGGTAATGTTAGTGagaaatattgaattggaaGGAGCTTTACAATCAATACGATCATTAGAAGATCGATTTAATCGAGATTATAAATATCcttggattttttttaatgatGAACCATTTACtgaagaatttattgaGAAAACTACATTAATGGCTAGTGGTGAAACTTTTTATGAATTGATTCCAACCGAAGATTGGCAACCtccattatttattaatgaaacaaaattacaagaaaatttaaataattctaaAACTAATGTTATTTATGGTGGAATTAGATCTTATCGTAATATGTGTCATTTCAATTCTggatttttttataaacaaaaaagattattaaattatgaTTGGTATTTCCGAGTTGAACCAAATGTTGAATATATGTGTGATTTTCAATATGATCCATTTGAATTTCTTcgaattaataataaaatatatggatttattattgctaTTACTGAATATGAAAATACTATTCCTAATTTATGGTCTACAGTGGAATCATTTATGGAAAAATATCCCGAATTAATTCATCCAAATAATgctattgaatttttaattagtaaagaaatttctttaaatcattatattgatttaattccTTCAGCAACTGATTATAATCTTTGTCATTTTTGGTcgaattttgaaattggtaatttgaattttttccGTAATCAATCATATGAAACttttttccaatatttAGATTATACTGGTGGGTTTTATTATGAACGTTGGGGGGATGCACCAGTTCATACTATAGGATTAAGTTTATTGGTTGATAAagattcaattcatcattttgAAGATATTGGATATTATCATGCACCTTATTTAGCATGTCCTCTGGCTGATGATATATTAGCTTCTAAAAGATGTGTTTGTGTTTCTCGACAATCAGAAGATAAAATTAATCGAACCATTGATACTAATGTATATAGTTGTTTACCTCGATGGTGGAAATATGGTTCTGGTAAAAGATTTCTTAATCAGATTGATTATAAACGGgattaaatgataatttgagAATAGAATATAGAGTTAGATAGGTGGAAGTTCTTATGTtgtattaatattaaatagAGAAAACCTTTTATTTATAAGTTGTTAAATGGTTTGactactttttttttttgcaatttaGTTTATTAGAAAGActaacaaaaagaaaaaaaaaaaatacaaggccagtaaaaataatgaagagTTTGGTTTTCCTCTTCCCCCCTTCCTCCTTCCTCATCGcaataattttgatactactactactacttacTCTAGTACCagcaaaaaacaaaaaaaaaacaaaaaaaaaaatatcataaaaatttctctctttcatctcatcaatattaatagTCTCATTACTCCCCAAAAtagaataataatcatgGCTAGAAGTatattgaaacaacaattgaaaagtcatcaattattggaTGCCATTGATAAGgcaaaatcaaaaccaacTAAGAAAATTTCAGTAgtagaacaacaacaacaacaacaaccacaagaagaagaaaaagaagaaactaTAGAAACTCCAGTGATTACTAAAGTTAAATCaaacaagaaatcaaagaaatcaaatactaataaaaatgatgattatcAAAGTGAAGTTTTATCTAAAAAGGAACAAAGAAGGTTGAAGAAATTACAATCTAAACAACAAGAGgaagaaaaggaagaagaggaagaagaggaagcAGAAGATAGcgaggaagaagaagaagaagaagaagaagaagaattggattTGGAAAAGTTGGCAGCTAGTGAAAGTGAAAGTGATatcaatgatgatgaagaagaggaggaagaagaagaagaagaagaagaagaagaacttAACGACGAACCAAAAGATGATATTCCATTATCTGATGTTGAAGTTGATTCTGATGCTGATATAGTTCCTCATACCAAATTAACCATTAATAATATGGCAGCATTAAGAGAATCTTTAGCTCGTATTGAATTACCTTGGTCAAAAcattcatttattgaacatcaatcaataattagtgataataaaattgaatcagaAATTAAAGATATTTATAATGATACTGAAagagaattattattttataaacAAGGATTAGATGCAGTTAAACAATCACGTAaaacattattaaaattaaaaattccATTTTCTCGTCCTATGGATTATTTTGCTGAAATGGTTAAAAGTGATGAACATAtggataaattgaaaaataaattattaactgAAGCTGCTAATAAAAAAGCATCTGAAGAAGCTAAAAGACAAcgacaattgaaaaaatttggtAAACAAGTTCAACATGCTACTTTACAAGAAAGAGCtaaacaaaagaaagaaattttagaaaaaattaaatcattgaaaaagaaaagaggtgctaatgaaattagtaatgataatgattatgataatgatgatgatgattttcaaattgCTTTAGAAGAAGCCACTGAAAATAATCGTACTGGTGGTGataataaaagaagaaaaccAAATTCTAAAAGATTAGCTAAAGATGCAAAATATGGATTTGGTGGTAAAAAAAGAGGTAAAAGAGAAAATGATGCTGCTTCATCAGCTGATATTAGTGGATtttcaacaagaaaaatgaaaggTAAATCATCTTCAAGACCAGGTAAAAGTAAACGTAATAAAAAACATTaagaatgaaattgttgtaTAGGAAGAATATAATACATAGAAAAATTAATCCCCAATTCTTTCCTTCccctttcctttcctttcctttcctttcctttcctttcccCTTTAAAAGCCATTAACTAATAGTGCttatcatcaataagaTTTATACCTTAAGAAGAAGGTAATAAATCTTTGAATAATGGTGTGAGATCTGATCTGATCTGATCTGATATTACTATTACGCGTATTAGCCTTGTCtgttcatcatcatcattgtcttttgtttttgtttttttcttttttatgcgcttaaaagaatttaaatcGTATGAGTtaaattattcatttataatttggacgacacacacacacatactactactctctctctctcgAGAAAGtttgtttttaaaaattgaaaaaaaaaaaaaaaaacaagacaCTCCTTAAAACAACTAccaattctttctttacAACCAAACTTAACCAAATCATATTATTCATAATGTCTGATAAACTTGTTGCTAAAGAAAGATTTCTTAATGTTTTCGAAGATTTAatcaaagaattgaaacaaattttattgTCATATAATATGCCACAAGAAGCCATTGATTGGTTTATTAAAAgtttaaattataatactCCCGGAGGGAAATTAAATCGAGGATTATCTGTTGTTGATACTTATGctattttaaataatactactagtgataaattaaatgatacTGAATATAAAAAAGTTGCTATATTAGGTTGGgctattgaattattacaaGCATATTTTTTAGTTGCTGATGATATGATGGATCAATCAAAAACTAGAAGAGGTCAACCATGTTGGTATTTAGTTGAAGGAGTTAATAATATTGCTATTAATGATTCATTTATGTTAGAAGGTGccatttatattttattgaaaaatcatttcCGTCAAGATCCTTATTatgttgatttattagatttatTTCATGAAGTCACTTTCCAAACTGAATTAGGTCAATTATTAGATTTAATTACTgctgatgaagaaattgttgatttaaataaattttcattagATAAACATTCTttcattgttatttttaaaactgcttattattcattttatttacCAGTAGTATTGGCAATGTATATGAGTggtattaataatgaaaaagatttaaaacaagttaaagatattttaattCCTTTGGGagaatattttcaaattcaagaTGATTTTTTGGATTGTTTTGGTACTCCAGAACAAATTGGGAAAATTGGTACTGATattaaagataataaatGTTCTTGGGTTATTAATCAAGctttattaattgttaCACCTGAACAACGTcaattattagataataattatggtaaaaaaaatgatgaatgtGAACAAAAATGTaaagatttatttaaacaattgggattagaaaaaatttatcatgATTATGAAGAATCAATTGTTAGTAAATtaagaaaacaaattgatcaaattgatgaatctAGAGGTTTAAAGAAAGATGTTTTAACTGCTTTTTTGAGTAAAGTTTATAAAAGATCTAAATAGAGTTTTTTGTCCatagaaatcaaaatcaaaataaaataaagcaaaacataatataatataatcaatcaatcaatgaaTTAACCAAAAGTCtatttcattattcaattcaattcaaattatcaaattatcaaatttcttcttcatttatatgtatgtatgtatgtacatatatatatatatatatatatttaaataataaggAAACTTGTTTATACACATTgtacaacaataataataatatgttTCCAATCATTAATTATCTTAAACATTAACtctttccaattcttctcTACCTTCTTTagtatataaatattcattatAATCTCTAGCTCTAGTCCAAATACTCcaaataacaacaaatgGAATAGCAAcataaagaaattgatttttagTTCTTCTAAAAGTATTGAAAATAGCATTATAAGCAGCCCCTTTTAATGGTTTAGCAGCATATGGAGAAATAGTATATTGAGtaatatatttttgttttggggAGCCTAAACTACCCCACCAGCCCATATAAGTATGTGGATGTGGTGCACCTGCCATTAtgatgaatatatatattaatatttgtaaAAATGTGGtggttttcaaaaaaagatgatgataattggAGTgctttgatttttttttttttcttacgTTGTGTGTCTCTGTCTCTCTCTGTCTCTGTTTGGTTGTTTGTAAGATTGAATTTTCTATGTTATTATTGGCCAGACTATATGCAGGAACACAATATGTCACACAGCCTAATAATTAAGCTTAATTGAACATCGCACTAACCAATGTAATTGAAATAACCTCAACTTGTTCATCTTTTACCTTATGTTTCGAATACACTCTATTGCTCAGATATGAACTATCTCAACCTTTGGTTGATTTACTACTTTTGTTTCCTTGATTTCTCTTCTCAAATCTCTTTAAGTTAACTatactttttcttctattaATTAATCCTATATAACTagtatatataatataaaatataaattactTCTGTCCACTATTTATATTGTCAATCTCTTAAGAAACAAGGAATTAGATTAGATGTGTAAACATTATTCCTGTCTTTACTTGTATTAATTTCCTTTTATCCATTTTATGTAATTAGTTCTTTATATCgtaaataatataactTAAGGATAAGTTACTATATTATTTAACTGTTACAGTCAGTGGACTGTCTGAGCGACATTCCTTGTATGTTGATCTGACTGTGTGACACAATAGGTTGGgctttttttctttaattttttaatttttaatataataGATAGCGAAACATACAAAAAGGATAATCTTCTCTTAGTTTatagttgttgatgatgatgatgattttttgcaactttcaaaaaaaaaaaaaagatctTATTAGAGAATATGTTTAATTGAAgataccaccaccaccaccaataataataataataatctgtGCCATGTATTAATTGGTGATTTTTAAATCTACAAGTTTAAAAATATCAGAgggagagagagagagagagagagagagagagaattgtttaaagaattggaaCCTCGTTTGTGGATTTTGGCAATATAACACAAATTAGACTCTAGATATGTGTAGATATTGCTTGGGGGGGAGGTTTATATCaagataaattgattgttatATTCTATTGTATTTAGTAAGTCGGgttcattttcaacaatcaatttaatgTAGATAAACATGAATTTAGTATTCACAACTTacatcaatttttcaatttaataatacaGGGTGTACAAGttgaattgataattaaaAGATTGGCAATGATGGGGGAGAGATGGGGGAGGGGCTTTAAACATCTTCATTTTAGAATCCCCGTCTTATGGAATTCAGTTTAAGAGAGAAATGATAATAGTATGGACTGAACCACATTTAATGCAAAAAAacccccaaaaaaaaaattgatcttGCACTCTGTTGCATTTTATTATATCCATCACGTACATACATTTtcgaaaatgaaaatagtAGTTATTTATACATATAATTGATATCCTAAAAAGCATTTCCATTTCATTTCTACTCTGCTATTCTCTtctctttgtttttaatattttgattttatattattataatatacATTATGAACATACCGCAAAAGAATTAGagagaaaacaaaaacaaaaaccaaaaaccaaaaaccaaCATACAATATACATATGAACAGTTTAGTTggattttttgtttttcactCCCCttccaaataatcaaaaagaaaaaaaaatcaatgaataaatgaataaatgattAATTCACTTTCctataatttttttctttaagCAGCAGTTAAACGTTTTTGAGAAGCCAATCTACCTCTTTGTCTTGAATTTAATCTAACttgtttttgttcaattgatttttcaacaatttcatcttcttcagtCAAAGTTAATTCAATATGAGAAGGAGTAGATTGATAAGCATTAATTCTACCATGAGCTCTATaagttcttcttctttgttttggAGCATGATTAACTTGAATATGagaaataattaatttattagaatCTAAACCTTTAGCTTCAGCATTAGCTTGAGCATTTCttaataaatctttaaCAAAATTGACTGATTTAGCAGGCCATCTAGCTTTAGTAACACCAAATTCTTTACCTTGACCAGTTCTACCAATAGATGAATTATATCTTCTAAATGGAATGGCTCTTTGATGATCTAAAACTTGATCTAAATATTTTTGAGCTCTTTCTAATTTCCATCCATTAATGGCTTGAGCAGTTTCTCTAGTGTTTTTAAATGAAACTCTTAAATAAGAACCACGAGCAGAAGCTGATTTGGCTGGGTTAGCAGGAGTGGCAGCGTAACGAACCATTGTTGAATTGTTAATTAATATGAGGAAAGGTAAATTGTagtaaagaaaatttttcttttttttttttttctgttctTTTCGTTTTCGtttctttgaaaaatattttgttaggaggaggaggaagaggaggaagaggaggagTGAGAACAAGGGAGGAAGGGAGAGGGAGGAAAAGAGAGATGTTGTGTTGTGTTGTGTATTGAGGGCCgaacaaaaatttgttaGTATGTGTGCGCGACGACGACGAagacgacgacgacgacgacgacgacgacgactTATACTGTTGGGGGGTGCTTGAAAGACTTCGTATGGTATGCCCACGAGTATAAGTCCATTGCGCGACAAAAACTTAGGGCGAACACCACGATTGTCAccagaaaaaaacaaaacagaaaaaaagaggaaGAGAACACTCACGCCCACAATTATCTATatagttttcttttttttttttttttctatttgcCAGTGGCAAATATGCAGGATTAAACAAAGAATTAGGGCTATAGCCCTAGAACGTGATACTACATGAATTTtgctgcaaaaaaaaaaatatctatatctatatataaTGGAAATCATTACTATTTTACCTTAGCCTGGAAAAGATACAAGAGCACAAGTAAATTTCCATTGTAAACTAGTCTTGATATActgaatatttttttttttaaaaaattttaatgatattCTTCGTCCCTATTCCACTTATTGTCCTTTAACTATCAAATCCCTtccaatcaaaaatttttttttttttttttttttattttttttgtttcattttgcatccatttcaatttaataacaataataaatagtcaattttttttaaaaaaaaatttaaatatataaattttcaaatgaatttgataattcttgaatcctcaaattataattaaagATAAATCTATAAATAGTAATAGGGAATAGGGAATAAATtagaattttattttatttaatttaatttaatttaagGAAGGATATAACCACACcacaaatattaatttctATTAATTTAgattgtttcaaatttaataattctaatgatttataatcaaatattgaaattaattaaatgaaatatttttaatcgTTCTGGCGGCCAATTAAAGgattaaatttttgtttctttcttcaagggaaattaattttagaGATACAAgattttttgataaatcataaatcataaatcatatataaaacaaaatctatacttttaaaaattgaaagttaaacaatttattaaatggaaaatttccaatttcttttttttttgtaggGAGGGGGGAGGGAAGGGACAGTtgataaaacaaaacaaaaatatttcaatttaaaaccaattcaaggattatatatatatatatagatatagatatatagATATAGATATAGACAAACATCACTCTTATGACAATTCCataacatcatcatcatcttcttcatcatcattattgttttacTATATACAATATATTCCCCCtccacacacacacacacagtCTATTTttagataatttataatatcaACATTAAAATAGATAAGACTTTGTCTCTATCTGTTCTTCTTTCGTTTCGTTTCGTTTCGTTGCTTTAGTTTTCTATAATTTAGGCAAATTGTACACTATCTTATCTTCAATGGTTAATTGGAATTACTACGTCATACTAGGCAAAGGGGGATGGCGATGGGGGATGAGTAAAATACGAAATCTCTTCTTCAAACTAATAATATGGTATAGATTTTTGTATTGAGGAAAGAGTAATTTGAAACTGatatcaattaaacaattaaaatgTCATTCACTGAGAAAAATATGACTTATAAAGATATGGTCATATATtgaacaaataaataaactgaaataagaaatcaaaatctaTTTATAGTCCTTTTTGAATAAGAAGTAGGAGTAGGAAGTAGGAGTAAAAGTAGGAGTAAAAGTAGGAGTAGGAGTaggaataaaaaaaaaaaaaggtcaAAAGATTAAACCaaaccaattgattaaaaatgTTTATTTATCACTTGATTGTAAATAACCATGACCTagagattattattattgttatggTTACTAATATTAATCTTGTTATAATAAAGCCACGTATGAATGAATCAGTTGGTTACTTTTACTAAAATTATGATTATAGTAAAtgattaatatcaattaatttaccTATAACAATAACTGTTAGAATTAGTGCAGTGTCACAGAGTTAACTCAAGAACTCATGACATAGTTTATGTATACATACCGCacatattatatatatattctcgttattttctattattatactACTTTACTTAGATTAGAAGGCCTTTAGTCTccttttatatatattcagCTTTCTCGTCTAAAGCTATTATTCGGTCTGTCTGTTCATATTACAATGACACAAAGTGTTTCTCTCAGTTTGCTCATCGTTTTTGTACTAGACTTGAATTACACGACTTGGGTTATACTTCCATATtccaacaataacaataacaataacaatatatatatttccaaaaaaaaaaaaaaaaaaaacgacTCGACTCGACTCGACTCTTACTTGCTCTTTACCTTTAATAGATTTTGATATCCTGTTGAGGATGGGGTGGGGGGTAAGGGTAGGGGGGCTCggtttttttattgttaatcACTTCTAATTATAGTTAATTGCTTTtcatttcttgttttaatagttgttgttgttgttgttgtagtacGTAACAGTAACGAGGCTTGTTCAATAAACTTGTAATATATTTCCTCCTCCTCGTCCTCCTCGTCCTCCTTCCTCAATCTACCATTCagaagtttttttttttttgccatcactttaataattaatgtCTGAGACGAGTGGAAACCATTTCTATatcaaacaaaacaatgaaatatcaattatgAGTTtactgttttttttttttattat encodes:
- a CDS encoding mannosyltransferase, putative (1 probable transmembrane helix predicted by TMHMM2.0 at aa 5-27;~Similar to S. cerevisiae KTR2;~In S. cerevisiae: mannosyltransferase involved in N-linked protein glycosylation; member of the KRE2/MNT1 mannosyltransferase family.), producing MTNYFIAFISGVILSIYYYFVLNYFSQFKSIESFPPPYYPLAKDQPKLASNQYLDKIYPSENRKQLGKENATMVMLVRNIELEGALQSIRSLEDRFNRDYKYPWIFFNDEPFTEEFIEKTTLMASGETFYELIPTEDWQPPLFINETKLQENLNNSKTNVIYGGIRSYRNMCHFNSGFFYKQKRLLNYDWYFRVEPNVEYMCDFQYDPFEFLRINNKIYGFIIAITEYENTIPNLWSTVESFMEKYPELIHPNNAIEFLISKEISLNHYIDLIPSATDYNLCHFWSNFEIGNLNFFRNQSYETFFQYLDYTGGFYYERWGDAPVHTIGLSLLVDKDSIHHFEDIGYYHAPYLACPSADDILASKRCVCVSRQSEDKINRTIDTNVYSCLPRWWKYGSGKRFLNQIDYKRD
- a CDS encoding EBNA1-binding protein homolog, putative (Similar to S. cerevisiae EBP2;~In S. cerevisiae: essential protein required for the maturation of 25S rRNA and 60S ribosomal subunit assembly, localizes to the nucleolus; constituent of 66S pre-ribosomal particles.), with the protein product MARSILKQQLKSHQLLDAIDKAKSKPTKKISVVEQQQQQQPQEEEKEETIETPVITKVKSNKKSKKSNTNKNDDYQSEVLSKKEQRRLKKLQSKQQEEEKEEEEEEEAEDSEEEEEEEEEEELDLEKLAASESESDINDDEEEEEEEEEEEEEELNDEPKDDIPLSDVEVDSDADIVPHTKLTINNMAALRESLARIELPWSKHSFIEHQSIISDNKIESEIKDIYNDTERELLFYKQGLDAVKQSRKTLLKLKIPFSRPMDYFAEMVKSDEHMDKLKNKLLTEAANKKASEEAKRQRQLKKFGKQVQHATLQERAKQKKEILEKIKSLKKKRGANEISNDNDYDNDDDDFQIALEEATENNRTGGDNKRRKPNSKRLAKDAKYGFGGKKRGKRENDAASSADISGFSTRKMKGKSSSRPGKSKRNKKH
- a CDS encoding dimethylallyltranstransferase, putative (Similar to S. cerevisiae FPP1;~In S. cerevisiae: farnesyl pyrophosphate synthetase, has both dimethylallyltranstransferase and geranyltranstransferase activities; catalyzes the formation of C15 farnesyl pyrophosphate units for isoprenoid and sterol biosynthesis.;~In C. albicans: putative farnesyl pyrophosphate synthetase involved in isoprenoid and sterol biosynthesis, based on similarity to S. cerevisiae Erg20p; likely to be essential for growth, based on an insertional mutagenesis strategy.) translates to MSDKLVAKERFLNVFEDLIKELKQILLSYNMPQEAIDWFIKSLNYNTPGGKLNRGLSVVDTYAILNNTTSDKLNDTEYKKVAILGWAIELLQAYFLVADDMMDQSKTRRGQPCWYLVEGVNNIAINDSFMLEGAIYILLKNHFRQDPYYVDLLDLFHEVTFQTELGQLLDLITADEEIVDLNKFSLDKHSFIVIFKTAYYSFYLPVVLAMYMSGINNEKDLKQVKDILIPLGEYFQIQDDFLDCFGTPEQIGKIGTDIKDNKCSWVINQALLIVTPEQRQLLDNNYGKKNDECEQKCKDLFKQLGLEKIYHDYEESIVSKLRKQIDQIDESRGLKKDVLTAFLSKVYKRSK
- a CDS encoding complex III subunit, putative (1 probable transmembrane helix predicted by TMHMM2.0 at aa 57-74;~Similar to S. cerevisiae QCR8;~In S. cerevisiae: subunit 8 of ubiquinol cytochrome-c reductase complex, which is a component of the mitochondrial inner membrane electron transport chain; oriented facing the intermembrane space; expression is regulated by Abf1p and Cpf1p.); this translates as MAGAPHPHTYMGWWGSLGSPKQKYITQYTISPYAAKPLKGAAYNAIFNTFRRTKNQFLYVAIPFVVIWSIWTRARDYNEYLYTKEGREELERVNV
- a CDS encoding 60S ribosomal protein L17 (Similar to S. cerevisiae RPL17B;~In S. cerevisiae: protein component of the large (60S) ribosomal subunit, nearly identical to Rpl17Ap and has similarity to E. coli L22 and rat L17 ribosomal proteins.;~In C. albicans: predicted ribosomal protein; genes encoding cytoplasmic ribosomal subunits, translation factors, and tRNA synthetases are downregulated upon phagocytosis by murine macrophage.), with translation MVRYAATPANPAKSASARGSYLRVSFKNTRETAQAINGWKLERAQKYLDQVLDHQRAIPFRRYNSSIGRTGQGKEFGVTKARWPAKSVNFVKDLLRNAQANAEAKGLDSNKLIISHIQVNHAPKQRRRTYRAHGRINAYQSTPSHIELTLTEEDEIVEKSIEQKQVRLNSRQRGRLASQKRLTAA